Proteins encoded within one genomic window of Triticum aestivum cultivar Chinese Spring chromosome 2D, IWGSC CS RefSeq v2.1, whole genome shotgun sequence:
- the LOC123050139 gene encoding U-box domain-containing protein 19, producing the protein MPPHDRRAPPGRRMLALPTVCPCEAIAPGTLLASLVALVAEVARHDAAALPVLRRGAGEALRVTRVLLAFLEEVREAAAPLPDASVLGLSELHVAMQKLRFLLADCSRRGARLWVLMNADLVASELRFVLCSVATALDVLPADVVGASVDAGELARLLSQQAWRAPVWPDEDDGRATRSVRSMLALFRGSATPHAEDAMMVLGRVGITSWCDCAEEAAFLEAELLDRLEDGRENDNDLVLISGLMAFLVYCRVVLFDTVDTKKADAAAPGPRPAASCAAWTSQEALQCPISLELMTDPVTVTTGQTYDRTSIKRWVKSGCRTCPVTGEKLRSAQFVPNVAARGIVEQLLLANGTPLHEQQSSKHRSAVDKTASAFGPAAAGGVRLAVAFLIARLSRGTPEEQKKAAFEVRKLAKRNVYHRACLAEADAVPWLLHLVSSADASVQDNAIASLLNLSKHADGRRALVEAGGLGLVVDAVNVAAKVEARQNAAAILFYLSPNSEYCQEIGRIPEAIPTLVRLMRDGTYRGRKNALVSLHGVLHGASSIGKAVTAGAVGVLASLLPGDREDLANDAVALLARIGEQPAGATAVLASSELVASLVDFLGASASRSGKDHCVALLASLCLHGGDKVVALMGKMAALMPALYALIADGSPLANKKARWLINEIHRVYEQRQPLPVAPPAGDRVIRV; encoded by the coding sequence ATGCCGCCGCACGACCGTAGGGCGCCGCCGGGGCGCCGGATGCTGGCGCTGCCCACGGTGTGCCCGTGCGAGGCCATCGCCCCGGGGACGCTGCTGGCGTCGCTCGTCGCCCTCGTGGCCGAGGTCGCCCGCCACGACGCCGCCGCGCTCCCcgtgctccggcgaggggccgGCGAGGCCCTGCGCGTCACCCGCGTCCTCCTCGCGTTCCTCGAGGAGGTCCGCGAGGCGGCGGCGCCCCTGCCGGACGCGTCGGTGCTCGGCCTGTCCGAGCTCCACGTGGCCATGCAGAAGCTCAGGTTCCTGCTCGCGGACTGCTCCAGGAGAGGGGCCAGGCTGTGGGTGCTCATGAACGCAGACCTCGTCGCCTCCGAGCTCCGGTTCGTCCTCTGCTCGGTCGCCACGGCCTTGGACGTCCTGCCGGCCGACGTGGTCGGGGCGTCCGTCGATGCCGGAGAGCTCGCGAGGCTCCTGTCCCAGCAGGCGTGGCGCGCGCCGGTGTGGCCGGACGAGGACGACGGGCGCGCCACCCGGAGCGTGCGCTCCATGCTCGCGCTGTTCAGGGGCAGCGCCACGCCGCACGCGGAGGACGCGATGATGGTGCTCGGCCGCGTCGGCATCACCAGCTGGTGCGACTGCGCCGAGGAGGCCGCTTTCCTCGAGGCCGAGCTGTTGGACCGCCTGGAGGACGGCCGCGAGAACGACAACGACCTCGTGCTCATCAGCGGCCTCATGGCGTTCCTCGTCTACTGTCGGGTCGTCTTGTTTGACACCGTTGATACCAAGAAGGCTGACGCGGCAGCGCCCGGGCCTAGGCCGGCGGCGAGCTGCGCGGCGTGGACCAGCCAGGAGGCACTGCAATGCCCGATCAGTCTGGAGCTGATGACTGACCCGGTGACCGTGACCACCGGCCAAACTTACGACCGGACGTCCATCAAACGGTGGGTCAAGAGCGGCTGCCGGACGTGCCCTGTTACCGGCGAGAAGCTCCGCAGCGCCCAGTTCGTGCCGAACGTAGCCGCGCGCGGCATTGTCGAGCAGCTGCTCCTCGCCAATGGGACGCCGCTCCACGAGCAGCAGAGCAGCAAGCACCGGTCCGCGGTCGATAAGACCGCCTCGGCATTCGgcccggcggcggccggcggcgtgcgTCTCGCCGTGGCCTTCCTTATCGCCAGGCTCTCCAGGGGCACGCCCGAGGAGCAGAAGAAGGCGGCCTTCGAGGTGCGGAAGCTGGCGAAGCGCAACGTGTACCACCGCGCGTGCCTCGCGGAGGCCGACGCCGTGCCGTGGCTCCTCCACCTCGTCTCCTCGGCGGACGCGTCCGTCCAGGACAACGCCATCGCCAGCCTGCTCAACCTCTCGAAGCACGCGGACGGGCGGAGGGCGCTCGTGGAGGCGGGCGGGCTCGGGCTCGTCGTCGACGCCGTCAACGTCGCGGCCAAGGTGGAGGCGCGGCAGAACGCGGCGGCCATCCTGTTCTACCTCTCGCCGAACAGCGAGTACTGCCAGGAGATCGGGCGCATCCCGGAGGCCATCCCGACGCTGGTGCGCCTGATGAGGGACGGCACCTACCGCGGCCGCAAGAACGCGCTGGTGAGcctccacggggtgctccacggCGCGAGCAGCATCGGGAAGGCGGTGACCGCAGGCGCCGTGGGCGTGCTCGCCAGCCTCCTGCCCGGCGACCGCGAGGACCTGGCGAACGACGCCGTCGCCCTGCTCGCGAGGATCGGCGAGCAGCCGGCCGGCGCGACGGCCGTCCTGGCCAGCTCGGAGCTCGTCGCGAGCCTCGTCGACTTCCTCGGCGCGTCGGCGTCTCGGTCGGGGAAGGACCACTGCGTGGCGCTGCTGGCCTCGTTGTGCCTGCACGGAGGGGACAAGGTCGTCGCCCTGATGGGCAAGATGGCTGCGCTGATGCCCGCGCTGTACGCGCTCATCGCCGACGGCAGCCCTCTGGCGAACAAGAAGGCGAGGTGGCTCATTAACGAGATCCACCGGGTCTACGAGCAGCGCCAGCCGCTGCCGGTCGCGCCGCCGGCCGGTGACCGTGTCATTCGAGTATAG